The Rhodanobacter sp. LX-99 genome segment TGGTCGACAACGGCGGCACCGACGATGACTACGCCCTGGTGGAGAGCATCGGCGACGGCTTCGATCTGGAGGCGGCCTGCGCGAATGAGGAAGCGGCGCGGCACCCGCACGCCGCGATCGAGCAGTTGCCGCCGTTGCAGCGCACGCTGCTGACGTTGTATTACCTCGAAGAGACGACCATCCCGGAGATCGCGCGGATCACCGGCCTGGCCAGCGGCACCATCAAGAGCCACTTGTTCCGCTCACGTCTGCGCCTGCGCGGCGCACTCGAGGCGCGAACCGGAGTTGCAGCATGAGCATCCAGCACATCGACGATCACATCCCGCCTTTTGGCGATGCCGCGCAAGAGCGCGAATGGCTGGCGCAGGAGAACGCCATGCGGCGCGAGCGTCTGCAGCTCGACCCCGCCGGCGACGACGCGCGCAGCCGGCGCTACCGCCTGCTCGCACGGGCTTTGCGCGAACCGTTGCCCGATGCGTTGCCGGCGGACTTCGCGCGACAGCTGGCCGCGCAGGTTGCCGCCCGCCCGGATCGGCGAGCGGCGTCCGGTACGCGTCTCGAATTCGCGCTGATGCTGGCGCTGGCAACCGTGCTGGCCGTAGCCGCGGGTATGGTGGTGGCGATCTACGGCGACGCGTGGCTGCCGTCGTTCGCCACGCTCCTGCCGACCCCGCACGCACCGGCCACCCGCTGGCTGCTGGCGCTGGCCAGCTGCCTCGGCGCGTCGTGGCTGCTGGGGTTATGGCAGCGGCATGCGCGTGCGCAAGAGGGCTGAGCGGCCGCGGTTACCACTCCAGCACCGAATCCAGCCCGCGATGCAGGCCGACCAGGCCGGACACCTTGCGGATCGCCAGCAACGCACCATCCACGTAAGGCTTCGCGCTGCTGCCGGCGTTGTGGCGCAGGCTCAGCGTCTGGTCCGGCATGCCGAAGACCGCCTCGGCGCCGATCACGAAGCCGGGCAGGCGCAGCGCATGCACCTGGCTGCCGGCCAGCGTGCCGCCGCGCGTCTCGCGCATGCCGACGGTCCGCTCCAGCGGCACTTCCAACTGCGGCTGGCGCACCCGGCCCATGCGCCCGGCCAGCTCGCGCACGGTGCCGCTGGGCGCGTCCGGCTTGCCCGCGCTGGCGTAGTCGATGATCTCCCATTGCGGGATGAGCTTCGCCGCCATCTCGGCGAACTTGATCAGCAGCACCGCGGTCAATGCAAAGTTGCCGCAGGCCAGCACGCCGCGCTGGCGCTCGCGCGCGACCGCGTCGATCTGCGCGTAATCCTCGTCGGTGAGGCCCGACGTGCCCACCACCACGTGCGCACCATGCGCCAGCGCGGCGAGGATGTTCGCCTTGGCGGTGTCGGGATGGGTGTACTCGACGAACACGTCGCAGGGCAGCGTCAGTGCCTCGGCGGCGCTGGCGAAGATCGGCACCGCCAGCCGCCGCTCGCCCAGCACATCGCCCAGCTGCTGTCCGGCATGCCGGCGCGCCACAGCCGCGACCAGTGCGAGGTCGGCGGCGGCGGCGATGCAGCGCGCCAGCTCGGAACCGGCCCAACCGGTGGCACCGGCAAGACATAGCTTCAGTGACATATCCACCTCGTCGCAGTTGGCGCCCCGGTTTGAACCACGGCGTTCACCGATACTTTCCGGGCTTGCCTGGACAAAAGCCCGGATCGCTCCGGGCTTTTGTCCATGGCGACCGCCTCGCTTACTTCTTCTTCGGCATGTACAGGTCGGTGATCGTGCCTTCGTACACTTCCGCCGCCATGCCGACCGATTCGCCCAGGGTCGGATGCGGGTGGATGGTGAGTGCGATGTCGGCTGCCTCGCTGCCCATCTCGATCGCCAGTGCCAGCTCGGAGATCAGGTCGCCGGCGTTCACCCCGACGATGCCGGCGCCGACGATGCGGTGGGTTTCCTCGTCGAAGATCAGCTTGGTGAAACCTTCGGTGCGGTCGATGCCGATCGCGCGGCCGCTGGCGGCCCACGGGAACTTGCCCACGCCGACCTTCAGGCCTTTCTCCTTCGCCTCGCGTTCGCTCACGCCGACCCAGGCCACTTCCGGGTTGGTGAACGCCACCGACGGAATCACCCGCGCGTCGAAATGGCTCTTCAGGCCAGCCACCGCCTCGGCCGCCACATGCGCCTCGTGGGTGGCCTTGTGCGCCAGCATCGGCTGGCCGACCAGGTCGCCGATCGCGAAAATGTGCGGCACGTTGGTGCGCATCTGCGAGTCGACGTTGATGAAGCCGCGCTCGGTGACGGCAACGCCAGCCTTGTCGGCGCCGACCTTGCCGCCGTTCGGCGAGCGGCCCACCGACACCAGCACGCGGTCGAACAGCGTGGTCGCGGGGATGCTGTCGCCTTCGTAGCTGACCTCGATGCCTTTCTTCGTCGCCTTCGCCTCGACCACCTTGGTCTTCAGGTGCACGCCCTTGAGCCTGCCGCCCAGTCGCTTGGCCAGCGGCCGGATCAGGTCGGCGTCGGCGCCGGGGATGAGCTGGTCCATGAACTCGACCACGGTGACTTCGCTGCCCAGCGCGGCATACACGGTGGCCATTTCCAGGCCGATGATGCCGCCGCCGACGACCAGCAGTTTCTTCGGCACGTCCTTCATTTCCAGCGCGCCGGTGGAGTCCATGATGCGCTCGTCGTCCCACGGGAACGACGGCAGCTTCACCGACTGCGAGCCGGCGGCGATGATCGCGTACTCGAAGCGGATCAGCTTCGCGCCGTCTTTCGTCTGGACTTCCATTTCGTTGGGCGACACGAACATGCCGGTGCCTTCGAGCGTGCGCACCTTGCGCTGCCTGGCCATGCCGGCGAGGCCGCCGGTGAGCTGGCCGACCACCTTGCCCTTGAAGCCGCGCAGCTTGTCGATGTCGATCGCAGGCTTGCCGAAACTGACGCCGTGCGCGGCCATCGCCGCGGCTTCGTCGATCACCGCCGCGGCGTGCAGCAGCGCCTTGGACGGGATGCAGCCCACGTTGAGGCAGACGCCGCCGAGACTGGCGTAGCGTTCCACCAGCACGGTGTCGACGCCGAGATCGGCGGCGCGGAACGCGGCGGTGTAGCCGCCGGGACCGGAGCCGAGCACGACCAGCTTGCATTCGATGTCGGCCTTGCGGCCGCTGCCAGCCGCCGCTCGCGGCGCTTTCCCCTCTCCCTGCGGGAGAGGGTGCCCCGAAGGGGCGGGTGAGGGTTCGGTCGGAGCCGAAGACCTCGCTTCGCCCGTACCCTCACCCCCAGCCCCTCTCTCCTGCAAGGGGACTTCCTGACGGTCGCCGATCGGAGAGGGGGGCGAAGCACCAGTCACTTCCAGCACGGCGATCACCGCACCTTCGGAAACCTCGTCGCCGACTTTCAATTTCAATTCCTTGATCACGCCGGCGGCGCTGGAGGGAATCTCCATGGTCGCCTTGTCCGACTCCAGCGTGATCAGGCTCTGTTCCTTCGCCACCGTGTCGCCGGCTTTCACCAGCACTTCGATCACCGGCACGTTGTCGTGGCCGCCGATGTCGGGAACCTTGATCTCGATCGTGTTCGCCATCGTCATCGCCTCCGTCAGAGCAGCAGCCGGCGGATGTCGCCGAGCTGGTTGGCGAGGAAGCTGGCGAAGCGCGCGGCGAGCGCGCCGTCGATTACCCGGTGGTCATAGCTGAGCGACAAGGGAAGCACCAGCCGCGGCGCGAATTCCCTGCCGTTCCACACCGGCTTGGTCACCGACTTGGAGACGCCGAGGATGGCCACTTCCGGCGCGTTGACGATCGGCGTGAAGTAGGTGCCGCCGATGCCGCCGAGCGAGCTGATCGAGAAGCAGCCGCCGGACATCTCGGCCGGGCCGAGCTTCTTGTCGCGCGCCTTCTTCGAGATTTCGGCCAGGTCGCGCGCCAGGTCGAGCAGGCCCTTCTTGTCGCAGTCGCGGATCACCGGCACCACCAGGCCGTCGGGCGTGTCCACCGCGATGCCGATGTGGAAGTACTTCTTCAGGATCAGCTTCTCGCCCGACTCGTCGAGCGAGGCGTTGAACTGCGGGAACTGCTTCAGCGCGGCCACCACCGCCTTGATCTGGAACACCAGTGGGCTGATCTTCAGGTCCTTGTTCTCGGCGCCGAGCTGCTTGCGGAACGCCTCCATCTCGGTGATGTCGGCGTCCTCGTGCTGGGTGACGTGCGGGATCATCGCCCAGTTGCGCGCCAGGTTCGCGCCGGAGATCTTCTGGATGCGCGACAGCGGCTTTTCCTCGATCTCGCCGAACTTGGCGAAGTCGACCTTCGGCCACGGCAGCAGGTTCAACCCGCCGACCGAGGCCGACGCGCCGGCCACCGGGCGGGCGCCGGAAGCGAGCGCGTGCTTGACGTAGGCGCTGACGTCCTCGCGCTGGATGCGGCCGCCGCGGCCGCTGCCCTTGACCTGCTGGATGTCCACGCCCAGCTCGCGCGCGAAGGCGCGCACCGCCGGGCTCGCGTACGGCGCGTCGCCGGGCATCACGATGCGCGCATCCATCGGCGGACGCACCTGCGGCGGCACGTCGCCCTCGGGCGCGTTGCCCGGCTGCACGCCCTGGCCGGCGATCGGCATGGGCTTCGGCTCGGCGGGTGCGGGGACTACGGATGTGGCGGGGGCGGGAACTGCTGGCTTCACCGCTTCGGGCGCACCCTCACCCCTGCCCTCTCCCGCCGCGGGAGAGGGGGACGTGGAGACGGCTGCGCCGTCGGCTTCTATAACGGCGATCACCGCGCCTTCGGAAACCTCGTCGCCGACTTTCAGCTTCACTTCCTTCACCGTGCCGGCGAACGGCGCGGGCACTTCCATGGTCGCCTTGTCCGATTCCAGCGTGATCAGGCTCTGCTCTTTCTCCACCCGGTCGCCGGCCTTGACCAGCACTTCGATGACGGGAACGTCTGCGTGGCCGATATCGGGAACGCGGGCTTCTTTGAGGTCGGCCATGATGACTCCTGCTGGCGATGGCGTGCCGCTCGGGGATGGCGGCCGCGTACAAGACCTCAATCATAACGAAGGCACGCCCGATCCGTATGCCCGGATCGGGTGATTACGCCGATTTCCCGGCCACCATGCGCGAGCGTATGCATGACCTTGAGCGCACGCGCAGCCCTGATCCATGCCTTAGGCTGATCCGCAGGCTCAGGCCGCGCGGGCGGCGCCGGAAGACACCCATGCTGACGATACGCGACCTGTCGAAAACCTACGCCAACGGCGTGCGAGCGCTGCGCGGTGTGTCGCTGGACATTCCCAACGGCATGTTCGGCCTGCTCGGCCCGAACGGCGCGGGCAAGTCGTCGCTGATGCGCACCATCGCCACGCTGCAGGATCCGGACGCAGGCACGATCAAGCTGGACGAGATGGACCTGCTCGCCGACAAGCAGGCCACCCGCCGCCTGCTCGGCTACCTGCCGCAGGAGTTCGGCGTGTATCCGAAGGTCTCGGCCGAGGCGATGCTGGAGCACTTCGCCGTGCTCAAGGGCGTCACCCTGAAGGGCGAACGGCGCGAGCTGGTCGAGTCGCTGCTGCGCCAGGTGAACCTGTGGGACGTGCGCAAGCGCAAGCTGGGCACCTACTCCGGCGGCATGCGCCAGCGCTTCGGCATCGCGCAGGCGCTGATCGGCGACCCGCGCCTGGTGATCGTGGACGAACCCACCGCGGGTCTCGATCCGGAAGAGCGCAACCGCTTCCTCAACCTGCTGGCCGAAATCGGCGAGCGCGTGGTGGTGATCCTGTCCACGCACATCGTGGAGGACGTCACCGACCTGTGTTCGCGCATGGCGATCATCGGCCAGGGCCAGGTGCTGCTCAGCGGCGAACCGGCCGAGGCGATCCGTTCGCTGGATGGCCGCGTGTGGCGGCGCACGATCGACAAGGCTGCACTGGACGGCTACCGCGCCCGCATGAACATCCTGTCCACCCGCCTCGCCGGCGGCCGCACCCTGCTGCACGTGCTGGCCGACGCGCTGCCGGAAGAAGGTTTCGAACCCGTCGTGCCCGACCTGGAAGACGTCTACTTCGGCCGCCTGCGCGCGCAGGCGACGGTGCAAGCCGCCTGACCGCGCCGGCAAGGACGACCGATGTTTTCCGAAATCCTCCACTTCGAACTGCGCCAGCAACTGAAGGCGCCGCTGTTCTGGATCATCGCCGCGGTGTTCGCTGCGCTGGCCTTCGCGTTCGCCAGCACCGACGCGGTGATCGTCGGCGGCGCCAGCGGCAACGTGCTGCGCAACGCGCCGCTGGTGATCGTGCGGCTGCTCGACAACCTCGCGCCGCTGTGCCTGCTGCTGGCGGCCGCCTTCGTGGCCGGCGCGGCCCTGCGCGACTTCGACCATGGCACCGCCGAACTGATGTTCGCCACGCC includes the following:
- the lpdA gene encoding dihydrolipoyl dehydrogenase, which translates into the protein MANTIEIKVPDIGGHDNVPVIEVLVKAGDTVAKEQSLITLESDKATMEIPSSAAGVIKELKLKVGDEVSEGAVIAVLEVTGASPPSPIGDRQEVPLQERGAGGEGTGEARSSAPTEPSPAPSGHPLPQGEGKAPRAAAGSGRKADIECKLVVLGSGPGGYTAAFRAADLGVDTVLVERYASLGGVCLNVGCIPSKALLHAAAVIDEAAAMAAHGVSFGKPAIDIDKLRGFKGKVVGQLTGGLAGMARQRKVRTLEGTGMFVSPNEMEVQTKDGAKLIRFEYAIIAAGSQSVKLPSFPWDDERIMDSTGALEMKDVPKKLLVVGGGIIGLEMATVYAALGSEVTVVEFMDQLIPGADADLIRPLAKRLGGRLKGVHLKTKVVEAKATKKGIEVSYEGDSIPATTLFDRVLVSVGRSPNGGKVGADKAGVAVTERGFINVDSQMRTNVPHIFAIGDLVGQPMLAHKATHEAHVAAEAVAGLKSHFDARVIPSVAFTNPEVAWVGVSEREAKEKGLKVGVGKFPWAASGRAIGIDRTEGFTKLIFDEETHRIVGAGIVGVNAGDLISELALAIEMGSEAADIALTIHPHPTLGESVGMAAEVYEGTITDLYMPKKK
- a CDS encoding ABC transporter ATP-binding protein, which gives rise to MLTIRDLSKTYANGVRALRGVSLDIPNGMFGLLGPNGAGKSSLMRTIATLQDPDAGTIKLDEMDLLADKQATRRLLGYLPQEFGVYPKVSAEAMLEHFAVLKGVTLKGERRELVESLLRQVNLWDVRKRKLGTYSGGMRQRFGIAQALIGDPRLVIVDEPTAGLDPEERNRFLNLLAEIGERVVVILSTHIVEDVTDLCSRMAIIGQGQVLLSGEPAEAIRSLDGRVWRRTIDKAALDGYRARMNILSTRLAGGRTLLHVLADALPEEGFEPVVPDLEDVYFGRLRAQATVQAA
- the aceF gene encoding dihydrolipoyllysine-residue acetyltransferase → MRSCTRPPSPSGTPSPAGVIMADLKEARVPDIGHADVPVIEVLVKAGDRVEKEQSLITLESDKATMEVPAPFAGTVKEVKLKVGDEVSEGAVIAVIEADGAAVSTSPSPAAGEGRGEGAPEAVKPAVPAPATSVVPAPAEPKPMPIAGQGVQPGNAPEGDVPPQVRPPMDARIVMPGDAPYASPAVRAFARELGVDIQQVKGSGRGGRIQREDVSAYVKHALASGARPVAGASASVGGLNLLPWPKVDFAKFGEIEEKPLSRIQKISGANLARNWAMIPHVTQHEDADITEMEAFRKQLGAENKDLKISPLVFQIKAVVAALKQFPQFNASLDESGEKLILKKYFHIGIAVDTPDGLVVPVIRDCDKKGLLDLARDLAEISKKARDKKLGPAEMSGGCFSISSLGGIGGTYFTPIVNAPEVAILGVSKSVTKPVWNGREFAPRLVLPLSLSYDHRVIDGALAARFASFLANQLGDIRRLLL
- a CDS encoding sigma-70 family RNA polymerase sigma factor, yielding MDDTRSSPDRELVDAVLANRPGAFERLVREYQGLCWHIIQRMVRNPEDARELCQDTFLRVHQCLHQYRHESALKSWIGRVAYTIALRHLQHKRIPLVDNGGTDDDYALVESIGDGFDLEAACANEEAARHPHAAIEQLPPLQRTLLTLYYLEETTIPEIARITGLASGTIKSHLFRSRLRLRGALEARTGVAA
- the dapB gene encoding 4-hydroxy-tetrahydrodipicolinate reductase gives rise to the protein MSLKLCLAGATGWAGSELARCIAAAADLALVAAVARRHAGQQLGDVLGERRLAVPIFASAAEALTLPCDVFVEYTHPDTAKANILAALAHGAHVVVGTSGLTDEDYAQIDAVARERQRGVLACGNFALTAVLLIKFAEMAAKLIPQWEIIDYASAGKPDAPSGTVRELAGRMGRVRQPQLEVPLERTVGMRETRGGTLAGSQVHALRLPGFVIGAEAVFGMPDQTLSLRHNAGSSAKPYVDGALLAIRKVSGLVGLHRGLDSVLEW